Proteins from a genomic interval of Paenibacillus sp. FSL R5-0623:
- a CDS encoding glycoside hydrolase family 88 protein, which yields MKETLQFTSVRMAQQFMESYRNHELYATWHYENGCFLKALEELYTHTGEQKYFDYIRELMDHFVQEDGSIRSYTIEEYNLDQINQGKSLFLLHEKTGEEKYRKAAELLMTQLKGQPHTSEGGFWHKKIYPFQMWLDGLYMATPYLTQYGAVTGEEKWFDKAALQLLLVEQRTRDPRSGLLYHAWDESKEQRWSSGETGCSPHVWSRAMGWYVMAVVDTLDHLPVDHPQRGQIVGIFERVANALVHVQDQQTGLWPHLLDQPGRERNYLEASGTSMFVYALAKGVRKGYLSGKFKAVAEKGYQGLLQHLLQTDREGVLSLTQCNGGAGLGGSPYRDGSYEYYVTESIRINDPKSVAPFILAGVEIELYKSN from the coding sequence ATGAAGGAAACATTACAATTCACATCGGTGCGCATGGCACAGCAATTCATGGAAAGTTATCGCAACCATGAGCTGTACGCCACTTGGCATTACGAGAACGGCTGCTTTTTGAAAGCACTGGAGGAGCTTTATACACACACGGGGGAGCAAAAGTATTTTGACTACATCCGTGAGCTGATGGATCATTTCGTTCAGGAAGATGGCTCCATTCGCTCCTATACGATCGAGGAATATAATCTGGATCAGATCAATCAGGGAAAATCACTGTTCCTGTTGCATGAGAAAACGGGAGAAGAGAAGTATCGCAAAGCTGCGGAGTTGCTTATGACTCAGCTTAAGGGACAGCCACATACGAGTGAAGGCGGGTTCTGGCACAAAAAGATTTACCCTTTCCAGATGTGGCTGGATGGATTATACATGGCTACTCCGTATCTGACCCAGTATGGCGCAGTGACGGGTGAAGAGAAGTGGTTTGACAAGGCGGCTCTGCAGCTCTTGCTGGTGGAGCAACGCACACGTGATCCGCGTAGTGGTCTCTTGTACCATGCCTGGGATGAGAGCAAAGAGCAGCGATGGAGTTCGGGTGAGACCGGATGTTCACCACATGTCTGGAGTCGGGCAATGGGCTGGTATGTGATGGCGGTTGTGGATACATTGGATCATCTGCCGGTAGATCATCCGCAGCGCGGCCAGATTGTGGGTATCTTCGAACGGGTAGCAAACGCACTAGTGCATGTGCAGGATCAACAGACCGGACTATGGCCACATCTACTGGATCAGCCGGGACGTGAACGGAACTATCTTGAGGCTTCCGGGACCTCGATGTTTGTCTATGCATTGGCCAAAGGTGTGCGTAAAGGATATCTAAGCGGCAAGTTCAAAGCGGTTGCGGAAAAAGGATATCAGGGTCTGCTGCAGCATCTGCTGCAAACGGACCGTGAAGGCGTGCTGTCCCTGACGCAGTGTAACGGCGGAGCCGGTCTTGGAGGAAGCCCGTATCGCGACGGGTCCTATGAGTATTATGTGACCGAGTCCATTCGGATCAATGATCCGAAGTCGGTCGCTCCGTTCATTTTGGCAGGAGTGGAGATTGAACTTTACAAGTCCAACTAA
- a CDS encoding extracellular solute-binding protein: MKATKKKAVAVLSTLALVTGLLAGCGSDEGQAAEGGVQNVSIAIAQVGDVPSKGNEVQQKIEAYTNTKLDIQWIPASAYNDKINVMIASSDMPKIVKVQYNPTVTSAMRNDVFWEVGPLLKDYKNLSAQNERFFDNIKVEGKIYGVPVFSDIARATVIYRKDWFEKLNLKVPTTPDEWYETIKTLATSDPDGDGQDNTFGLMLFKKYNEDQYSFTTRLGVSFGAPNKWKVEDDGSFTPEFMTPEYMQVLDLLKRLYDEKLLNQDFAVFDSTEAEKKYDSGVVGIRVGVAQNGKSQQERLSKNNPDGVVDIAGLLGPNGDRVAGQTGNSGILAFPKSTVKSEEELKDLLSFLDKLMDPEMATLLMRGMEDKHHTKVGEDQVEMSDFDAFQREVKPYRDNLPYVEGYNVPKLKDTELGEKGTTLAKELAEHAVPNPALTLYSPTYGDRGADLDQVIADAQTKYIMGKIDQSGWEKEIENWGNAGGNKIREEYAEDYKKQAQ; encoded by the coding sequence ATGAAAGCAACAAAAAAGAAAGCCGTAGCTGTCTTGAGCACACTGGCACTGGTGACAGGTTTGCTGGCAGGATGCGGATCAGACGAGGGTCAGGCTGCCGAGGGCGGCGTGCAAAATGTGTCCATAGCCATTGCACAGGTGGGTGATGTGCCAAGCAAAGGCAATGAGGTCCAGCAAAAGATTGAAGCGTATACCAATACCAAACTGGATATCCAGTGGATTCCGGCTTCGGCCTACAATGACAAAATTAACGTGATGATCGCTTCAAGTGATATGCCGAAAATTGTGAAGGTGCAATATAATCCAACGGTGACCAGTGCAATGCGCAACGACGTATTCTGGGAAGTTGGCCCTTTGCTGAAAGACTACAAAAATCTGTCAGCACAGAACGAGCGTTTTTTTGACAACATCAAGGTAGAGGGCAAAATCTATGGGGTTCCTGTTTTCTCCGATATTGCGCGGGCTACAGTGATCTATCGCAAGGACTGGTTCGAGAAGCTGAATCTTAAGGTGCCAACGACACCGGATGAATGGTATGAAACGATTAAAACGCTGGCTACCTCCGATCCGGATGGAGACGGTCAGGATAATACGTTTGGGCTGATGCTTTTCAAAAAATATAATGAGGATCAATATTCCTTCACGACACGCCTTGGCGTAAGTTTTGGTGCACCTAACAAGTGGAAGGTCGAAGATGATGGCAGCTTCACGCCGGAATTCATGACACCGGAATATATGCAGGTGCTGGATCTGCTGAAACGTTTGTACGATGAGAAACTGCTGAATCAAGATTTTGCCGTATTCGACTCTACGGAAGCGGAGAAAAAGTATGATTCCGGTGTTGTCGGTATCCGTGTTGGTGTTGCTCAGAACGGAAAAAGTCAGCAAGAGCGTCTGTCCAAAAACAATCCGGATGGTGTGGTAGACATCGCTGGTTTGCTCGGACCGAACGGAGATCGTGTTGCAGGACAGACGGGTAACTCCGGAATTCTGGCATTCCCTAAATCAACGGTGAAATCGGAAGAAGAACTCAAGGATCTGCTCTCCTTCCTCGATAAATTGATGGACCCTGAGATGGCTACCCTGTTGATGCGTGGTATGGAAGACAAACATCACACCAAAGTGGGCGAAGATCAGGTGGAGATGAGTGACTTCGATGCATTCCAGCGTGAAGTGAAACCTTACCGTGACAACCTTCCTTATGTGGAAGGATATAACGTACCGAAATTGAAGGATACCGAACTGGGTGAAAAAGGTACGACACTTGCCAAGGAACTGGCGGAGCACGCTGTGCCAAACCCTGCGTTGACGTTATATTCTCCAACGTATGGTGACCGTGGGGCGGATCTGGATCAGGTGATTGCCGATGCGCAAACCAAATACATCATGGGCAAGATCGATCAAAGTGGTTGGGAAAAGGAAATCGAGAATTGGGGCAATGCTGGTGGAAACAAGATTCGTGAGGAATATGCCGAAGATTACAAAAAGCAGGCTCAATAA
- a CDS encoding carbohydrate ABC transporter permease, with protein sequence MQQDKTWGNRIFDILNHGLLLLIGIVTVIPFIYILAVSFTSPHEVAKGGFILFPKEFSLAAYRYIFSTDTLIRSLGVSIYITVIGTFINLLFTSLMAYPLSRRYLRGRQPILLGVLFTMLFSGGMIPTYFVVKSLHLTDTLWSLMLPTAISAFNLIVLKNFFQAIPDELEDAAKIDGCNDVSVLFRIVLPLSMPAMATFSLFYAVAHWNSFFSAVIYINDSEKWPVQVWLREIVILAQSRIGDTSIEETEIQPLTIRMAVIVFSTIPIMLVYPFLQKHFAKGVMLGSVKG encoded by the coding sequence ATGCAACAGGATAAAACGTGGGGCAACCGGATCTTTGATATTCTCAATCATGGCTTGCTGCTATTGATTGGAATCGTGACGGTCATCCCGTTCATTTATATTTTGGCCGTCTCGTTTACCAGTCCGCATGAAGTGGCTAAGGGAGGATTTATTCTTTTTCCCAAAGAGTTCTCTCTGGCTGCGTACCGTTACATTTTCTCTACAGATACCTTGATTCGCAGTCTGGGTGTATCGATCTATATTACGGTGATTGGTACCTTCATTAACCTGCTGTTTACGTCACTTATGGCTTATCCGCTCTCCAGAAGATATTTGCGTGGACGTCAGCCCATTTTGCTCGGTGTATTGTTCACGATGCTCTTCAGTGGCGGGATGATTCCAACATACTTTGTCGTAAAATCCTTGCACCTGACGGATACGTTGTGGTCGCTGATGCTACCGACCGCTATTAGTGCATTTAACTTGATTGTACTGAAAAACTTCTTCCAAGCCATTCCCGATGAACTGGAGGATGCAGCCAAAATTGATGGATGTAACGATGTCAGCGTATTGTTCCGGATTGTCCTGCCGTTGTCCATGCCAGCCATGGCGACATTTTCACTCTTTTACGCGGTGGCCCACTGGAACAGTTTCTTCAGCGCTGTTATCTATATCAACGATAGTGAGAAGTGGCCTGTCCAAGTCTGGCTACGTGAGATTGTCATTCTGGCACAGAGCCGAATCGGCGACACGAGTATCGAAGAGACCGAGATCCAGCCGCTTACCATTCGCATGGCAGTTATCGTGTTCTCCACGATTCCGATTATGCTGGTATATCCATTCCTGCAAAAGCACTTTGCAAAAGGAGTGATGCTGGGTTCGGTGAAAGGTTGA
- a CDS encoding sugar ABC transporter permease, translating into MKAETAAQTRPATRSDKNLLWRDIIKNRWLYIMLIPGVLYFVIFKYIPMYGITMAFQDYTPYKGILGSEWVGFKHFQRFFGEPQFWTLFRNTFLLAIYNIVFFFPLPIVLALMMNEVRRERFKRFVQTLVYVPHFVSWVVVVGVFYMLFTTEGGAINELLYNLTGQKVAFLLEPGWFRTMIVGQSIWKEVGWGTIIFLAALSGVDTQLYEAARIDGANRWRQTWHITLPAIRSTIVILLILRLGNFLDTGFEQIFLMLTPTNRDVGEVFDTYVYTKGLTQAQYSYSAAVGLFKSVVGLALVLGANTMAKKFGEEGVY; encoded by the coding sequence ATGAAAGCCGAAACGGCGGCTCAAACACGGCCCGCTACCCGCAGTGACAAAAACCTGCTGTGGAGAGACATTATCAAAAACCGGTGGCTGTATATCATGTTAATACCGGGTGTGCTTTACTTTGTTATTTTCAAATACATACCCATGTATGGCATCACGATGGCTTTTCAGGATTACACCCCTTACAAGGGGATCTTGGGGAGTGAATGGGTAGGCTTCAAACATTTCCAACGTTTCTTCGGAGAACCGCAGTTCTGGACATTATTTCGGAATACGTTTTTACTAGCCATTTATAACATTGTGTTCTTTTTCCCACTACCGATTGTACTGGCACTCATGATGAATGAAGTTCGCCGTGAACGGTTCAAACGCTTTGTACAAACGCTTGTTTATGTTCCACACTTTGTTTCCTGGGTTGTTGTTGTTGGTGTGTTCTACATGCTGTTCACAACCGAGGGTGGTGCGATTAATGAATTGCTCTATAACCTGACAGGACAAAAAGTGGCGTTCCTGCTTGAACCTGGTTGGTTCCGAACGATGATTGTCGGACAATCCATCTGGAAAGAGGTCGGTTGGGGCACAATTATCTTCCTGGCTGCACTTTCCGGTGTGGATACACAGCTCTATGAAGCTGCACGGATTGATGGTGCCAATCGCTGGCGCCAAACATGGCACATTACGCTGCCGGCCATTCGCAGTACAATCGTCATTTTGCTCATTCTGCGTCTGGGCAATTTCCTGGATACAGGCTTTGAACAGATCTTCCTGATGCTGACTCCGACGAACCGGGATGTGGGCGAGGTATTTGATACCTACGTGTACACGAAGGGTCTTACACAGGCACAGTACAGTTATAGTGCTGCTGTCGGGTTGTTCAAATCGGTTGTCGGGCTGGCGCTTGTCCTTGGTGCCAATACAATGGCCAAAAAATTCGGGGAGGAAGGCGTCTACTAA
- a CDS encoding helix-turn-helix domain-containing protein, with the protein MPKYLLRLLCFTLILGALPVIVIGSVSYTIASRDIEQKVRESNLQILHQTQMRVEQVLRSLQLSSIQYVNSPLVLQAMKKPLDSSEFQEIRDLTSGFNNLQAVTNIDQAYLVNLDEDWVVSMRSFGKLDDFSIRDRIGSYLSYTNSLFWVTQNASSAKESVPVSAGMGELTPEQAPALISSDNVVSMVFKIPMIPTNVKPKGFLVIDIADTELSTYLSRNTNSGDMYVLDREQKYFLNDMQQGGKYDGLNKEIQEMVQTTGQPEGFFSAEVEGNQVAVSYRQSPLNGWLYVSVVSLGQITAQSQKIALVTGIATLVMLCVTGLFAIYGSRRMYSPISRLLQFTKGLDSPVAPSGRRQDEFIYIEEQLSTLFSSEKTMREQMKGQHVHLQEFFMTKLLTGKISEEDFRYQGELYDFPTGWASLGVLMLQIDTLEGTRYEEQDRDLLLFAVNNMVGELLPSAVRFTPVMLDDAQVTVLASELRDEVQLKEWMHTQADWIRERVVTYLNLPVSIGISRSYACIGDTPRAVQESREALQGRVSLGSRIILHYEDIQPRGQMEAALYTQLRMIEDQLASALKQGDEEKTDAYFKQYLGLLADKKLHFSEYPVIMVQLLSRVYQLVQEQGGDVAEVLGEKASMSHLLKLSTLDEMTNWFRKRLFLPVIRFWREQEESQYMNIARRMIRLIEERYDRELSLEACAAELNFHPVYLSRVFKKEAGVNFTEYLAEYRMEKAKTWLQTTNLKISEIAEKLNYTNPTAFIRTFRKITGTTPGKYREQQR; encoded by the coding sequence TTGCCGAAGTATTTACTGCGTTTGCTCTGCTTTACCCTGATCCTCGGAGCCCTTCCGGTCATTGTTATTGGTTCGGTCTCGTATACGATTGCATCACGTGACATTGAACAGAAAGTGCGTGAGAGCAATCTTCAGATATTGCATCAGACCCAAATGAGAGTAGAACAAGTTCTGCGCAGCCTGCAATTATCATCCATCCAGTATGTTAATTCTCCCTTGGTACTACAGGCGATGAAGAAACCACTAGACAGCAGCGAGTTTCAGGAGATTCGTGATCTGACCTCCGGTTTTAACAACTTGCAAGCGGTTACGAACATTGACCAAGCCTATCTGGTTAATCTGGATGAAGATTGGGTCGTGTCGATGCGTTCTTTTGGCAAATTGGATGATTTCAGTATTCGAGACCGAATTGGCTCCTACCTAAGTTATACCAACAGCCTGTTCTGGGTCACTCAGAATGCCAGTTCAGCCAAAGAAAGTGTACCTGTGTCAGCAGGTATGGGTGAACTAACACCCGAACAGGCACCTGCTCTTATATCATCGGATAATGTGGTCAGTATGGTATTCAAAATCCCGATGATACCAACCAATGTGAAACCAAAGGGATTTCTTGTGATTGATATCGCCGATACGGAACTGAGTACATACTTAAGCCGAAATACGAATTCTGGAGATATGTACGTTCTGGATCGGGAGCAGAAGTATTTTCTGAACGATATGCAGCAAGGCGGGAAATATGACGGGCTGAATAAGGAAATCCAGGAAATGGTGCAAACGACGGGCCAGCCAGAGGGTTTCTTCAGTGCGGAGGTGGAAGGTAATCAGGTGGCGGTTAGCTATAGGCAATCTCCGCTCAATGGCTGGTTATACGTGTCCGTTGTATCTCTTGGACAGATTACGGCCCAGTCACAGAAAATTGCATTGGTTACCGGGATCGCTACACTGGTCATGTTATGTGTAACGGGATTGTTCGCCATATACGGCAGTCGGCGGATGTACTCACCGATCTCCAGACTGCTGCAATTTACGAAGGGGTTGGATTCCCCAGTTGCTCCGTCAGGACGCCGACAGGATGAATTTATCTATATTGAGGAGCAATTGTCAACCTTGTTCAGCTCGGAGAAAACGATGCGTGAGCAGATGAAGGGGCAGCATGTGCACCTCCAGGAGTTTTTTATGACCAAATTGCTGACAGGCAAAATCTCGGAAGAAGATTTCAGATATCAGGGAGAATTGTACGATTTCCCGACAGGGTGGGCAAGTCTTGGTGTACTCATGCTCCAGATCGATACCTTGGAAGGGACCCGATATGAGGAACAGGATCGCGATCTGCTGCTGTTTGCTGTCAATAATATGGTAGGTGAGCTACTCCCTTCGGCAGTTCGGTTCACCCCGGTCATGCTGGATGATGCTCAGGTTACCGTTCTTGCCTCCGAACTGAGGGATGAGGTGCAGCTGAAGGAATGGATGCATACCCAGGCAGACTGGATTCGTGAACGTGTCGTAACCTATCTGAATCTGCCCGTAAGTATCGGCATCAGCCGTTCCTACGCTTGTATCGGCGATACGCCAAGAGCGGTTCAGGAGAGCCGCGAGGCTCTGCAAGGTCGGGTCAGTCTGGGCAGCCGTATTATTTTGCATTACGAGGATATTCAGCCACGTGGTCAGATGGAGGCCGCATTGTATACCCAACTACGCATGATTGAGGATCAGCTCGCTTCTGCGCTCAAGCAAGGAGATGAAGAAAAGACTGACGCCTATTTTAAGCAATATTTGGGATTGCTTGCAGACAAAAAGCTTCATTTCAGTGAATACCCCGTCATTATGGTTCAGTTATTGTCTCGTGTATATCAGCTTGTGCAGGAGCAAGGTGGGGATGTAGCCGAAGTACTGGGTGAAAAAGCATCCATGTCACATTTGCTGAAGTTGTCCACATTGGACGAAATGACCAATTGGTTCCGCAAGCGGCTGTTCCTGCCTGTCATCCGTTTCTGGCGAGAACAGGAAGAATCCCAATACATGAATATTGCAAGACGTATGATTCGTTTGATCGAGGAACGTTATGATCGTGAATTGTCGCTGGAGGCTTGTGCCGCAGAGCTTAATTTTCACCCTGTCTACCTGAGTCGGGTATTCAAGAAGGAAGCTGGAGTCAATTTTACGGAATATCTGGCAGAGTATCGTATGGAAAAAGCGAAGACTTGGCTGCAAACAACGAATCTTAAAATATCGGAGATTGCCGAGAAATTAAACTATACCAATCCAACCGCATTTATCCGTACGTTTCGCAAAATCACAGGAACAACCCCCGGCAAGTACCGGGAGCAGCAGCGATAA
- a CDS encoding DNA mismatch repair protein MutS translates to MNENTLNSLGYPQIQKNVADCALSYLGKRYARELKPMADAHLIQIRLEETAEAAALIRFGASIPLPSLDGMETIMDLLGTGYLFSERDFSHLAQFLRSCAQLMKYMEGKSGAAPTVSRYAASMILIEPLLSEIERCIHSGRIQDQASKELIRIRKKITVNAERMKRKLDSLVSKHRSIMQEHVISQRGGRTVLPIKKEFRKQVKGSVLDESGSGQTVYVEPVELVTLQMELAALQAEESREEMRILGDLTSLAESYNREIALNTETVGVLDFLFAKAKYAATLDGRTVRVNTQGHISLQRARHPFMGSSMVPLDFAIGKTYSSLIITGPNTGGKTVALKTLGLLTLMMQSGLLIPVEEGGEMAVYNEVAVDIGDGQSMEQALSTFSAHIRNMIGILEQANTSTLVLIDEMASGTDPGEGVGLSIAMLEELHSRGATVVATTHFGEIKHFAAATPGFENARMEFDTVSLQPLYRLRIGEAGESYAYSIALKLGMPQRIIERSKSLSDQSSSRDRTFVFTSPPLETPVLKPDRPVTGANDPAELSKRNTFNQSKDSTSFHKKTTTRASDSPAPAKPFRKGDRVYAAYLNQSGIVCDVEDSRGNIGVMLRGRKVKIHKKRLTLHISADELYPGDDYDLDIVIETKENRKKRKLMGRKHVEGLQIELPPEE, encoded by the coding sequence ATGAATGAGAACACATTAAACAGTTTGGGCTATCCACAAATTCAAAAAAACGTTGCAGACTGCGCCCTGTCTTATCTGGGCAAACGTTATGCCAGAGAACTAAAACCGATGGCAGATGCTCACCTGATTCAGATTCGCCTGGAAGAAACAGCAGAAGCAGCTGCGTTGATTCGCTTCGGGGCCAGTATCCCCCTCCCTTCACTCGACGGAATGGAAACCATTATGGATCTGCTCGGCACCGGTTATCTATTCAGTGAACGCGACTTCAGTCATCTAGCTCAGTTCCTGCGGAGCTGTGCACAACTTATGAAATACATGGAGGGAAAATCCGGGGCTGCTCCCACCGTCAGTCGTTATGCAGCATCCATGATTCTGATCGAACCTTTGCTGAGTGAGATTGAGCGTTGCATCCATAGTGGACGCATTCAGGATCAGGCGAGTAAGGAACTGATTCGAATTCGTAAAAAAATAACGGTTAATGCGGAACGCATGAAACGAAAGCTTGATTCTCTGGTGAGTAAACATCGCTCCATTATGCAGGAACATGTCATCAGCCAACGGGGAGGAAGAACGGTTCTGCCCATTAAGAAAGAGTTCCGTAAACAGGTGAAAGGCAGTGTGCTGGATGAATCCGGGAGCGGGCAAACCGTATATGTTGAACCTGTTGAGTTAGTAACTCTGCAGATGGAATTGGCCGCTCTGCAAGCGGAGGAGTCCCGAGAGGAGATGAGGATTCTCGGTGATTTAACCTCCCTGGCCGAATCATATAACCGTGAAATCGCCCTGAACACCGAAACGGTAGGTGTATTGGACTTCCTGTTTGCCAAAGCCAAATATGCGGCCACCTTGGATGGACGTACCGTTCGAGTCAATACTCAGGGCCACATCAGCCTTCAACGTGCACGTCATCCGTTCATGGGTTCTTCCATGGTTCCCCTTGATTTTGCCATTGGCAAAACGTACTCGTCGCTCATTATTACTGGCCCCAATACCGGGGGTAAAACGGTCGCACTCAAAACACTTGGTTTGTTAACCTTGATGATGCAATCCGGTTTGCTTATTCCGGTCGAGGAAGGTGGCGAGATGGCTGTTTATAACGAGGTAGCGGTCGATATTGGTGACGGACAGAGTATGGAACAAGCGCTCAGTACATTTTCCGCACACATTCGCAATATGATTGGCATACTGGAACAGGCCAATACATCAACTCTTGTGCTCATTGATGAGATGGCTTCCGGCACAGATCCCGGTGAAGGTGTTGGACTTTCTATCGCCATGCTGGAGGAACTTCACAGCCGCGGAGCAACCGTTGTGGCGACAACACATTTTGGTGAGATCAAACATTTTGCAGCTGCCACCCCAGGATTTGAAAATGCCCGCATGGAATTTGACACCGTTTCTCTCCAGCCACTGTATCGATTGCGTATCGGAGAAGCTGGTGAGAGTTATGCTTACTCCATCGCATTAAAGCTGGGCATGCCACAGCGAATTATCGAGCGATCCAAGTCCCTGTCCGATCAAAGTAGCTCGAGAGATCGTACATTCGTGTTTACGTCACCTCCTTTGGAAACTCCGGTCCTAAAGCCTGATCGTCCCGTTACAGGAGCAAACGACCCAGCAGAGTTGTCCAAGCGAAATACGTTTAACCAATCAAAGGATTCCACCAGTTTCCACAAAAAGACAACAACCAGAGCGTCAGATTCTCCTGCCCCTGCAAAACCTTTTCGCAAAGGGGATCGGGTGTATGCGGCCTATCTCAATCAGTCGGGCATCGTCTGTGATGTGGAGGATAGCCGGGGAAATATCGGAGTCATGTTGAGAGGGCGCAAGGTCAAAATCCATAAAAAACGCCTGACCCTGCATATATCTGCTGATGAACTTTATCCGGGCGACGACTACGATCTGGACATCGTGATTGAGACAAAAGAAAACCGCAAGAAGCGTAAACTAATGGGACGCAAGCATGTGGAAGGCCTACAGATCGAATTACCGCCTGAAGAATAG